In Nitrospira sp., the following proteins share a genomic window:
- the murG gene encoding undecaprenyldiphospho-muramoylpentapeptide beta-N-acetylglucosaminyltransferase: MITIVIAAGGTGGHLYPAVALAREFLRRDRATRILFVGTSRGIEAKVLAHEGFELALISARPVMGRNLFQAALAMLSLPIGIRQSMLLMREWKASLVLGVGGYTSPPVLLAARLLGLPQAILEPNATPGMANKVLAPMAQRVFVNFASAAQHFSPATVRVTGMPVRREFLEGSGQPRGVSDKKTLLIFGGSQGARAINDAVIAALPYLASCKERLAIVHQTGEAERARVAAAYEQAGVPAQVTPFLFNMPTVLRGADLVVSRAGAMTVSELTVCGKPAVLIPLPTAIYQHQAHNAQALAEAGGAVVLPQNELTGVKLAEVVTALLGDPERLRAMGERSRTMSKADAAGTVVGECLALIAQGAQR; encoded by the coding sequence TTGATCACGATCGTGATCGCAGCGGGCGGCACTGGCGGCCATTTGTATCCGGCCGTGGCGCTGGCGCGGGAATTTCTCCGGCGCGATCGAGCGACGCGTATTCTCTTTGTGGGTACGTCCCGCGGGATCGAGGCAAAGGTGCTGGCGCACGAGGGATTCGAGCTGGCGTTGATCTCAGCACGGCCAGTGATGGGACGCAATTTATTTCAGGCAGCGCTTGCGATGTTGTCGTTACCCATTGGGATCCGCCAATCAATGTTGTTGATGCGCGAATGGAAGGCCAGTCTTGTGCTCGGCGTTGGCGGCTATACGAGTCCCCCGGTGCTACTGGCGGCGCGGCTGTTGGGTCTGCCGCAGGCAATTTTAGAACCCAATGCCACGCCCGGTATGGCCAACAAGGTGCTGGCCCCGATGGCGCAGCGAGTATTTGTGAACTTTGCCAGCGCGGCCCAACATTTTTCACCGGCCACCGTCCGCGTGACAGGCATGCCAGTGCGGCGGGAGTTTTTGGAAGGCTCTGGGCAGCCTCGCGGTGTGTCAGACAAGAAGACGCTCCTGATCTTTGGTGGCAGCCAGGGGGCGCGCGCCATCAACGACGCGGTGATCGCGGCGCTGCCGTATCTGGCCTCGTGCAAGGAGAGGCTGGCGATCGTGCATCAGACCGGCGAGGCGGAGCGTGCGCGGGTCGCGGCGGCCTACGAGCAGGCGGGTGTGCCAGCGCAGGTGACGCCGTTTCTGTTTAACATGCCAACGGTCCTGCGCGGGGCTGATCTAGTCGTGTCGCGTGCTGGGGCGATGACGGTGTCGGAGCTGACAGTCTGCGGGAAGCCCGCAGTGCTGATCCCGCTGCCAACCGCAATCTACCAGCACCAAGCGCATAACGCGCAGGCGCTGGCCGAGGCAGGCGGTGCGGTGGTGCTGCCGCAGAACGAGCTGACGGGTGTGAAGCTGGCAGAAGTGGTCACGGCATTGCTTGGCGATCCGGAACGGTTGCGCGCCATGGGCGAACGGAGCCGGACGATGAGCAAAGCCGACGCAGCGGGGACAGTGGTTGGGGAATGTCTGGCACTGATCGCACAGGGAGCACAACGCTAG
- the murB gene encoding UDP-N-acetylmuramate dehydrogenase, with amino-acid sequence MVGASVRLRIIDGGRVTRRSTSRRTPPRWATADLRAAVAGLKGDVKFSAPLKEYTSFRIGGPADVLVMPADADDVSRLVRQAQAADIPIFVLGGTNLLVRDHGIRGIVVSLARMKAITDEPGHVLYAEGGVGMPTLMKHATSRGLSGLEWAAGIPGTAAGCVVMNAGTTLGEMKDSVKAVRIVESPGVTIDVPASAIRFSYRQALLPRGIVVGVWVQLKPAPKDKIQATVKEYLRHRKNTQPLTLPSAGCVFRNPGHDAAGRVIESAGLKGARVGDAQVSDKHANFVVNLGHAKAADVIALIKKVGRTVEDKTGLTLELELKIVGEP; translated from the coding sequence ATTGTTGGAGCGTCTGTGAGGTTGCGGATTATTGACGGAGGACGCGTGACACGTCGGAGTACATCGCGGAGAACGCCGCCCCGCTGGGCCACGGCAGACCTACGCGCAGCGGTGGCCGGGTTGAAGGGCGATGTGAAGTTCTCCGCGCCATTGAAAGAGTACACGTCCTTCCGGATTGGTGGTCCGGCGGACGTGTTGGTGATGCCGGCTGATGCCGATGACGTCAGCCGGCTGGTCCGGCAGGCACAAGCAGCGGATATTCCGATCTTTGTGCTGGGCGGGACGAATCTGCTTGTGCGCGATCACGGCATCCGCGGCATCGTGGTCAGTCTGGCCAGGATGAAAGCGATCACAGACGAACCGGGCCATGTGCTTTACGCGGAGGGTGGCGTCGGGATGCCGACACTGATGAAGCATGCGACGAGCCGTGGCCTGTCCGGCCTCGAATGGGCGGCCGGCATCCCAGGCACGGCGGCTGGCTGCGTCGTGATGAATGCGGGTACGACGCTCGGTGAGATGAAGGATAGCGTGAAAGCCGTGCGGATCGTGGAATCGCCGGGAGTTACGATCGACGTACCGGCCTCAGCCATCCGGTTCAGCTACCGGCAGGCGCTGCTGCCACGCGGCATCGTCGTCGGCGTTTGGGTGCAGCTCAAACCGGCGCCGAAGGACAAGATTCAGGCAACTGTGAAGGAATATCTCCGTCATCGTAAGAACACGCAGCCGCTTACGCTGCCCAGTGCCGGCTGCGTGTTCAGGAATCCGGGTCACGATGCCGCGGGCCGCGTGATCGAGTCAGCGGGTTTGAAAGGCGCGCGGGTCGGAGACGCGCAGGTGTCAGACAAGCATGCAAACTTCGTCGTGAATCTCGGTCATGCGAAAGCGGCCGACGTCATTGCGCTGATCAAGAAGGTCGGGCGCACGGTCGAGGACAAGACGGGTTTGACGCTTGAATTGGAACTGAAGATCGTTGGGGAGCCCTAG
- a CDS encoding D-alanine--D-alanine ligase, which translates to MTTKPLTKARIGVLMGGQSGERDISLRTGQAVHRALLRRGYRAVAIDVDPSLPERLTKQKIELVFVALHGPGGEDGTMQGFLETIGLPYTGSSVRASAMAMHKVTTKMVLAAHGIPVPDGTVVRKGERVAKPALLKWPLIVKPAAEGSTIGISIVRKPSEWHAALARAYRHDREAVVEAYIPGHEITVSVLRGPRRTMALPTIEIVSPDGFYDYAAKYTKGRSRYLCPAPLPTAVTRRVTELAVQAYELLGCDGAARVDFRVTPRGKPYVLEVNTIPGMTETSLLPMAAAKVGLDYDTLTEQILESALRRARTFSA; encoded by the coding sequence ATGACGACGAAGCCGTTGACGAAGGCTCGCATTGGCGTCCTGATGGGCGGGCAGTCGGGCGAGCGGGACATCTCGCTGCGGACCGGACAGGCGGTGCATCGCGCGCTGTTGCGTCGGGGCTATCGTGCAGTGGCCATTGACGTGGATCCGTCGCTACCCGAGCGGTTGACAAAGCAGAAGATTGAGTTGGTGTTTGTCGCGTTGCACGGACCGGGAGGAGAGGACGGCACGATGCAGGGATTTTTGGAGACGATCGGACTGCCCTACACAGGTTCCAGCGTCCGCGCAAGCGCCATGGCGATGCACAAGGTGACGACCAAGATGGTCCTGGCTGCACACGGGATTCCGGTCCCGGATGGCACGGTGGTGCGGAAAGGCGAGCGGGTGGCGAAACCCGCCCTGCTGAAATGGCCGTTGATCGTAAAACCAGCAGCAGAGGGTTCGACAATCGGCATTTCCATCGTGCGCAAACCGTCCGAATGGCACGCGGCGCTGGCGAGGGCATATCGGCACGACCGCGAGGCGGTGGTCGAGGCCTATATCCCCGGCCACGAGATCACGGTCTCCGTTCTGCGCGGGCCGCGCCGGACAATGGCGTTGCCGACGATCGAAATTGTCTCGCCTGACGGGTTCTACGACTATGCGGCCAAGTACACGAAGGGTCGCAGTCGGTATCTCTGCCCGGCGCCCCTGCCAACGGCGGTGACCCGGCGTGTGACAGAACTGGCAGTCCAGGCCTATGAGTTACTGGGCTGCGACGGCGCAGCGCGGGTGGATTTTCGCGTGACGCCCAGAGGGAAGCCTTATGTCCTTGAAGTGAACACAATTCCAGGAATGACGGAAACGAGTCTGCTGCCCATGGCGGCGGCGAAAGTCGGATTGGATTATGACACGCTGACAGAGCAAATTCTTGAGTCTGCACTTCGTCGCGCACGTACATTTTCGGCATGA
- a CDS encoding UDP-N-acetylmuramate--L-alanine ligase, which produces MFRKIQHIHLVGIGGVGMSGIAEVLLTLGYKVSGSDLQESDTVCRLRELGGNIFIGHDASNIGEAQVIVISSAVAQANPEVVAAREKVIPVIPRAEMLAELMRLKYGVAIAGAHGKTTTTTMVATVLAQGGLDPTMVIGGRVNALGSHARLGRSDLLVAEADESDGSFLKLSPTIVAVTNLDREHLDHYGSMERIEQSFLEFINRVPFYGLAVLCADDEHLRKLQHRVVKRYQTYGLNTNGGLTPDFLATDITLNQWQTEFRVSYRGTPLGPFRLSAPGVHNVSNALAAIAVGMELDVPLDLIRKGLASFAGVERRFHLRGEKNNIMVVDDYGHHPTEIKAVLTAAKHGWNRRVVVLFQPHRYTRTRDLIQEFSESFAQADAVFVTEIYAAGEAPIAGVSGQKLAEAIRTAGQPAVTWSEKRTDLAAMVLPTLQSGDLVVTLGAGDIWKTGLELLERL; this is translated from the coding sequence ATGTTCAGAAAGATTCAGCATATTCATCTCGTCGGAATTGGCGGCGTCGGCATGAGCGGCATCGCCGAGGTGCTGCTGACGCTCGGGTACAAGGTGTCGGGCTCCGATCTCCAGGAGTCTGACACGGTCTGCCGACTGCGCGAATTGGGCGGCAACATTTTCATCGGCCATGATGCGTCGAACATTGGCGAGGCGCAGGTAATCGTTATCTCTTCAGCGGTGGCGCAGGCGAATCCGGAAGTCGTCGCAGCCCGCGAAAAGGTCATCCCGGTGATCCCGCGCGCCGAGATGCTGGCCGAGCTCATGCGGCTCAAATACGGTGTGGCGATCGCCGGTGCGCACGGGAAGACGACCACCACTACGATGGTGGCCACGGTGCTGGCACAGGGGGGGCTGGACCCCACGATGGTGATTGGTGGGCGCGTTAACGCGCTCGGTAGTCACGCGCGACTGGGTCGCAGCGATCTGCTTGTGGCCGAGGCCGACGAGAGCGACGGCTCGTTCTTGAAACTTTCCCCGACGATCGTGGCCGTCACAAACCTCGATCGCGAGCACCTGGACCATTACGGCTCGATGGAACGGATCGAGCAGAGCTTTCTCGAGTTCATCAACCGTGTGCCCTTCTACGGCCTGGCGGTGCTATGCGCGGACGACGAGCATCTGCGGAAGCTGCAGCATCGCGTTGTGAAGCGTTACCAGACGTATGGGCTCAACACAAATGGAGGCCTCACGCCTGACTTCCTGGCCACCGACATCACGCTCAATCAGTGGCAGACGGAATTCCGGGTCTCCTATCGTGGGACGCCGCTCGGTCCGTTCCGGCTCTCCGCACCGGGCGTTCACAATGTATCAAATGCGCTGGCGGCAATTGCGGTGGGCATGGAACTGGACGTGCCGCTGGATCTCATCCGCAAGGGGCTGGCAAGCTTTGCCGGGGTGGAGCGGCGATTCCATCTGCGCGGTGAGAAAAACAACATCATGGTTGTGGACGACTACGGACACCATCCGACCGAAATCAAGGCCGTGCTGACTGCGGCCAAGCACGGATGGAATCGCCGGGTCGTCGTCCTGTTCCAGCCGCACCGCTACACGCGGACCCGCGACCTGATCCAGGAGTTTTCGGAATCCTTCGCGCAGGCCGATGCGGTGTTTGTCACGGAGATCTACGCAGCGGGCGAGGCCCCGATTGCGGGCGTGTCGGGACAGAAACTGGCCGAGGCGATCCGCACTGCGGGGCAACCGGCGGTCACCTGGTCTGAAAAGCGCACCGATCTGGCTGCGATGGTCCTGCCGACGCTGCAATCGGGCGATCTGGTGGTGACGCTGGGTGCAGGGGATATCTGGAAGACGGGGCTTGAATTGTTGGAGCGTCTGTGA
- the ftsW gene encoding putative lipid II flippase FtsW produces MANKMLDAGTLTLPWTSVDGRARKRASIDGTVLMVTMALALFGLIMVFSASAVVAGSRFQDPIYFLKRHLAWLGFGFLLLQITARVDYMVWKRLAVPVLGLTAILLVLVLIPSLGVMAKGARRWIRLGPVSIQPAEMVKLAAVLYMALYLTKREGKLTDFASGFLPPLIVTGMLAGLVLLQPDLGTVVVVGAVAYAMLFLGGARVSHLFSVVPVALAAVAVLVWRSPYRLQRLMTFLDPGKDPTGAGFQVNQSFLAFGSGGAFGVGLGEGQQKLFFLPEAHTDFVLALVGEELGLAGTAAIIALFGILVFRGFQIAGRAREPFGRHLAYGITLLIGFQALTNAGVATGLLPTKGLTLPLVSYGGSSLLVTLTAIGILLSISRDRQGGRQVGRHGLGRSATA; encoded by the coding sequence ATGGCGAACAAGATGCTCGATGCAGGCACGCTGACGCTTCCGTGGACCTCCGTGGACGGTCGTGCGCGCAAGCGCGCCTCGATCGACGGGACAGTGCTGATGGTGACGATGGCGCTGGCCCTGTTCGGGTTGATTATGGTCTTCAGCGCCAGCGCGGTGGTGGCGGGGAGCCGTTTCCAGGACCCGATCTACTTCCTCAAGCGTCATCTGGCATGGCTGGGATTCGGATTCCTACTGCTCCAGATCACCGCGCGCGTGGACTACATGGTCTGGAAACGGCTGGCGGTGCCGGTGCTGGGGCTGACGGCGATTCTGCTCGTACTGGTGCTGATTCCGTCGCTGGGCGTGATGGCCAAGGGTGCTCGCCGTTGGATCAGACTGGGGCCCGTATCCATCCAGCCGGCCGAGATGGTCAAGCTGGCCGCCGTCCTGTATATGGCGCTCTATCTGACCAAGCGCGAGGGGAAGCTAACAGACTTCGCGTCCGGGTTCCTGCCACCGCTGATCGTGACCGGAATGCTGGCGGGTCTCGTGCTGCTCCAGCCGGATCTCGGTACGGTGGTCGTGGTTGGGGCGGTGGCCTATGCGATGCTCTTTCTTGGCGGCGCGCGGGTGAGCCATCTTTTCAGCGTGGTGCCGGTCGCGCTGGCCGCCGTGGCCGTGCTGGTCTGGCGGTCGCCCTATCGCCTGCAGCGGCTGATGACCTTTTTAGATCCCGGCAAGGATCCAACGGGAGCGGGTTTCCAGGTGAACCAGTCGTTTCTGGCCTTCGGCAGCGGCGGTGCGTTCGGCGTCGGATTGGGCGAGGGGCAGCAGAAACTCTTTTTTCTCCCCGAGGCCCACACGGATTTCGTGCTGGCACTGGTCGGCGAGGAACTGGGCTTGGCCGGGACGGCGGCGATCATCGCGCTCTTCGGCATACTCGTGTTCAGGGGATTTCAAATCGCGGGTCGCGCGCGGGAGCCCTTCGGCCGGCACCTGGCGTACGGTATCACTCTGCTCATTGGATTCCAGGCGCTGACCAATGCTGGCGTGGCTACCGGGTTGCTGCCCACCAAGGGTTTGACGCTGCCGCTAGTGAGCTACGGCGGCTCGTCGCTGCTGGTGACGCTGACGGCGATCGGCATATTGCTGAGTATCTCGCGTGACCGCCAAGGCGGACGGCAGGTAGGCAGGCATGGACTGGGACGGAGCGCAACGGCTTGA
- the murD gene encoding UDP-N-acetylmuramoyl-L-alanine--D-glutamate ligase, translating into MRTTNLKSEFTGRRVTVIGLARSGVAAARLLHMVGARVTVADAKPDAQLVSALAGVDRTAIEIRTGPGYESAVSGADVVVVSPGVPSNLPMLRQVRQSGRSIIGELELASRFLRAPVMAITGTNGKSTTVTLIGELMQRSGWRTFVGGNLGVPVSEAAIETLMSGESGAGPYDYVVAEVSSFQLETIERFHPWFAAVLNVTTDHMDRYDALSDYIAAKARIFENQSAGDIALLNLDDERVAAMRAKVRGDLWGISRADPKGRGVSGGVWWDGMQVMASVDGRTEAVCRRDEIRVPGAHNLTNAMAAVSAGLAARCPMPVIRQALQEFPGIEHAVEAVRERNGVQFVNDSKGTNVDAVLKALESFDKPIVLIAGGRDKGGDFERLREVVARRVKHLILIGEAAAKLQEIWWECRSISRAGSLREAVAEAAREAVAGDVVLLSPACASFDMFADYQDRGRQFKQLVNELP; encoded by the coding sequence ATGAGGACGACGAACTTGAAGAGCGAATTTACGGGCAGGCGGGTCACGGTCATTGGTCTCGCCCGCAGCGGAGTCGCCGCGGCGCGTCTGCTTCATATGGTTGGAGCTCGGGTCACCGTGGCCGATGCCAAGCCGGATGCGCAGTTGGTGTCCGCGCTCGCTGGAGTAGATCGGACGGCAATTGAGATTCGCACCGGGCCCGGTTACGAATCAGCCGTCAGCGGTGCCGATGTCGTTGTGGTCAGTCCGGGCGTGCCGTCAAACCTGCCGATGCTGCGGCAGGTCCGGCAGAGCGGCCGGTCCATCATTGGTGAATTGGAGTTGGCGTCACGGTTTTTGCGCGCGCCCGTGATGGCGATCACCGGTACGAACGGCAAGAGCACGACAGTGACGCTGATTGGCGAACTTATGCAGCGCAGCGGGTGGCGTACCTTTGTTGGGGGGAACTTGGGGGTCCCGGTGAGTGAAGCAGCCATCGAAACGCTGATGTCCGGCGAATCGGGCGCTGGTCCCTACGACTATGTCGTGGCGGAAGTATCCAGCTTCCAATTGGAAACGATCGAGCGGTTCCACCCCTGGTTTGCCGCCGTGCTCAACGTGACGACCGATCACATGGACCGCTATGACGCGCTGTCGGACTACATTGCGGCCAAGGCACGGATTTTTGAGAATCAGTCGGCGGGTGACATCGCGCTGTTGAATCTCGACGACGAGCGTGTGGCGGCCATGCGCGCAAAGGTACGCGGGGATCTGTGGGGAATTTCGCGGGCTGATCCCAAGGGGCGCGGCGTCTCTGGCGGTGTCTGGTGGGACGGGATGCAGGTAATGGCCAGCGTCGACGGCCGAACGGAAGCGGTCTGCCGGCGCGACGAGATCCGTGTACCTGGCGCGCACAACCTGACCAATGCGATGGCGGCCGTGTCAGCCGGACTTGCTGCGCGCTGCCCGATGCCCGTCATCCGACAGGCGCTACAGGAATTTCCTGGCATCGAGCATGCGGTGGAGGCGGTGCGCGAGCGCAACGGCGTTCAGTTTGTGAACGATTCGAAGGGAACGAACGTGGACGCGGTGCTCAAAGCGCTCGAAAGTTTCGACAAGCCGATCGTGCTGATCGCGGGCGGGCGCGACAAGGGTGGCGATTTCGAGCGGCTACGCGAGGTAGTGGCGCGGCGCGTGAAACATCTCATTTTGATCGGTGAAGCCGCGGCGAAGCTGCAAGAGATCTGGTGGGAGTGCCGCTCGATCAGCCGTGCGGGGTCGTTGCGCGAGGCGGTGGCGGAGGCGGCCCGTGAGGCCGTGGCGGGCGATGTCGTCCTGCTCTCGCCAGCCTGTGCGAGTTTCGACATGTTTGCGGACTATCAGGACCGGGGCCGGCAGTTTAAGCAGCTTGTGAATGAATTACCGTAA